The proteins below come from a single Candidatus Alcyoniella australis genomic window:
- a CDS encoding periplasmic heavy metal sensor — MIRNRKSLIPMIVVVAVVAIALWSGNALAQQHRNPVCQAALDNPQLLAELNITQEQVAQLQEINREMRRQMAPLHSKLEVTRIDLEALLDADNPDRKAIETKVSQISDLQGQMQLIKINSQLDARQIVGKQTMDKLQQMTRGRHNRDARGNQGQQGRGGRGDRGDRSERGAKNNGR, encoded by the coding sequence ATGATCCGTAATCGCAAATCGTTAATTCCGATGATCGTCGTGGTCGCGGTGGTCGCTATCGCGCTCTGGTCGGGAAACGCCCTGGCCCAGCAGCATCGCAATCCCGTATGCCAAGCTGCGCTGGACAATCCGCAGCTGCTCGCTGAGCTGAACATCACCCAGGAGCAGGTAGCGCAGCTTCAGGAGATCAACCGCGAGATGCGGCGCCAGATGGCGCCGTTGCACTCCAAGCTTGAGGTGACGCGCATCGACCTGGAGGCGCTGCTCGACGCGGACAACCCGGACCGCAAGGCGATCGAGACCAAAGTGAGTCAGATCAGCGATCTGCAAGGACAGATGCAGCTGATCAAGATCAACTCCCAGCTCGATGCCCGGCAGATCGTGGGCAAGCAGACAATGGACAAGCTGCAACAGATGACGCGCGGTCGGCACAATCGTGACGCGCGCGGCAATCAGGGTCAGCAGGGACGCGGCGGACGCGGTGACCGTGGCGACCGCAGCGAACGCGGCGCGAAAAACAACGGCCGCTAA
- a CDS encoding catalase → MSKKLTHNVGAPVVDNQNVITAGPRGPMLLQDVWFLEKLAHFDREVIPERRMHAKGSGAFGTFTVTHDITKYTKAKIFSEVGKQTELFVRFSTVAGERGAADAERDIRGFAIKFYTEEGNWDLVGNNTPVFFLKDPLKFPDLNHAVKRDPQTNLRSARNNWDFWSSLPESLHQVTITMSDRGIPYSYRHMNGYGSHTYSLLNAGGERFWIKFHLKTEQGIKNLTDAQAAEVVGKCRESNQRDLFGSIEQGDFSRWRMKIQVVPEKAAADFPFNPFDLTKVWPHGDYPLIDVGVLELNKNPENYFADVEQAAFNPANIVPGIGFSPDKMLQGRLFSYGDAQRYRLGVNHHLIPVNRARCPVNTFHRDGMMRVDDNSGATLGYEPNSYGQWQEQPEFREPPLALEGVADHWNHREDDDDYYSQPGNLFRMMNPEQQQALFDNTARAMGDAPQEIKARHIGNCAKADPAYGAGVAKALGIALSEVSSK, encoded by the coding sequence ATGTCAAAGAAGCTGACCCACAACGTCGGTGCGCCGGTCGTCGACAATCAAAACGTGATCACCGCCGGACCGCGCGGACCGATGCTGCTGCAGGACGTTTGGTTCCTGGAGAAGCTCGCGCACTTTGACCGCGAGGTGATCCCCGAGCGCCGCATGCACGCCAAGGGCTCCGGCGCGTTCGGCACTTTCACCGTCACCCACGACATCACCAAATACACCAAGGCCAAGATCTTCTCGGAGGTCGGCAAGCAAACCGAGCTGTTCGTGCGGTTTTCCACCGTGGCCGGCGAGCGTGGGGCGGCCGATGCGGAGCGCGACATCCGCGGCTTTGCCATCAAGTTCTACACTGAGGAAGGCAACTGGGATCTGGTGGGCAACAACACGCCCGTGTTCTTTCTCAAGGATCCGCTCAAGTTCCCGGATCTGAACCATGCGGTTAAGCGCGACCCTCAGACCAATCTGCGCAGCGCCCGCAACAACTGGGACTTCTGGAGCTCGCTGCCCGAGTCGCTGCACCAGGTGACGATCACCATGAGCGACCGGGGCATCCCATACTCCTATCGACACATGAACGGCTACGGCAGCCACACCTACAGCCTGCTCAACGCCGGGGGCGAACGCTTCTGGATCAAGTTCCACCTAAAGACCGAGCAGGGAATCAAGAACCTGACCGACGCCCAGGCCGCAGAGGTCGTCGGCAAATGCCGCGAGAGCAACCAGCGCGATCTGTTCGGGAGCATCGAGCAGGGCGACTTTTCCAGGTGGAGGATGAAAATTCAGGTCGTGCCCGAGAAGGCGGCCGCGGACTTCCCGTTCAACCCGTTCGACCTGACCAAGGTCTGGCCGCACGGCGACTACCCGCTGATCGATGTGGGCGTGCTCGAGCTGAACAAGAATCCGGAGAACTACTTCGCCGATGTGGAGCAGGCGGCCTTCAACCCGGCCAACATCGTGCCCGGCATCGGATTCTCGCCCGATAAAATGCTACAGGGACGGCTGTTCTCCTACGGCGACGCCCAACGCTATCGGCTGGGCGTAAACCACCACCTGATTCCGGTCAACCGCGCCCGCTGTCCGGTCAATACTTTTCACCGTGACGGGATGATGCGCGTGGACGACAACAGCGGCGCAACCCTGGGCTACGAGCCCAACAGCTACGGCCAGTGGCAGGAACAGCCCGAGTTCCGCGAGCCGCCGCTGGCCCTGGAGGGCGTGGCCGATCATTGGAATCACCGCGAGGATGACGACGATTATTACTCCCAGCCGGGCAATCTGTTTCGGATGATGAATCCCGAACAGCAGCAGGCGTTGTTCGACAACACCGCCCGCGCCATGGGCGACGCTCCCCAGGAGATTAAGGCCCGGCACATCGGCAACTGCGCCAAGGCCGACCCGGCTTACGGTGCGGGCGTGGCCAAGGCGCTGGGCATCGCGTTAAGCGAGGTGTCGTCGAAATAG